In Flavobacterium sp. 83, the genomic window CTTTTTTCTTTTATCAAAAAAACAACTATAAATATGAGAATCAATTTCCAAAATAAAATAATTATTAGTCTGCTACTTGTAGTGTCTCAATTTTCGTTTGCACAAAAGAAAGAACAAATAGGAACCGAAACGGTAAATGTTGTGAAACCTTATACACCAACAATTTCGGATGCTTTCAAAGTAAAAGAAATGCCTATGCTTGAAGAGGAAGGAAATGCAAAAAAAGAAACGATTAAATACACCATTTTCTCTTTTCCGGTAGCATCTACTTTTACTCCGTCTAAAGGAAAAGCAGAAGGAGTAGAGAAAGAAAAACAGGAACATTTATTTAAAAATTATGCCACTTTTGGTGTAGGGAATTACGGAACTTTCATAGGGGAATTATTTGTAAATCATGATCTAAATAGTACGGATTATGTTGGCGGAATGTTTCGTCATCATTCGTCACAAGGCGGTATTAAAAATGTTATGTTAGATGATCGTTTTTATGATACTGCGATTGATTTAATGTATGGATCAAATCAAAAAGAGGTATCATGGAATCTAGATTTGGGTTATCAAAATCAGATTTACAATTGGTACGGATTGCCTGCCGGTTTTGGTAGTGCTTTGACACCTCAGGATAGAGGGATTTTAATTAATGGAATCAATCCGCAACAAACGTATAATACAATCTCACTTGGAGGAAAAATAGATTTTAACGAGAGTATTTTAAATAAAATGAGTGTTAAATTCAATCACTTTTCGGATGTTTATGGATCTTCTGAAAATAGATTTTATGTAAAGCCAACAGTGCAGTTTGATGTAATGGAAAGCGCTGTAAAAACAGATATGATTGTTGATTATGTTGGTGGAAGCTTCAAGAAAGATTACTCAAATACGAACACACAACCTGTGAAATATGGTTTTACTAATTTTGGTGTTGCACCAAGTTTTGTAATGCAAAAAGAGGATTGGACGTTGAATATTGGAGCGGCTGTATTTTATAGTTTGGACAACCAAAACAGCAATAATAAGTTTTTAGTTTATCCAAGATTCAATGCTTCTTATAAAGTAGTTGGCGACTTAATGATTTTCTACGCGGGAGCCGAAGGAAACTTGGAGCAAAACTCTTATATGGATTTTGTCAATGCAAATCCGTTTCTGTCTCCTACATTGAATATTGCACCAACGGACAAGCAATATGATGTTTTTGCAGGATTAAAAGGGAAACTAACTAACAATGTGAGTTATAATATTAAAGGGTCGTATGTGAATGAAAGAAATAAAGCGTTGTTTAAAAGCAATGATTATAATGAAAATGCTGGAAATCAGGACTACGCTTTTGGAAATTCTTTTCAAGTAGTTTATGACGATATGCGAACACTGAGTTTTTATGGAGAATTAAAAGCTGATTTTTCTTCTACTGTATCTTTTGGAATCAATGGAACTTTTAATAGTTATACGAATGATTTTCAAAGTGAAGCTTGGAATTTACCAACTGTAAAATTAAATTCAAATATTAATTTTAATATTACCCCAAAATGGTTCGCTGGCGCAAATGTGTTTTATGTAGGCGAGCGTAAAGATCAAAAGCTAAATACTGATGTTGTATATGTAGTTCAGCCGGGTCCTTTTACTTTGCCTTCCTATTTTGATGTGAATGCAAATGTTGGATTCAAATACAGCGACCGATTGACTGCCTTTTTAAAAGCCAATAATATTACCAATAAAGCCTACGAAAAATGGTTGAGTTATCCGGTTCAAGGTTTTCAAATAATTTTAGGAGCGAACTATAAATTTGATTTTTAGTTTTTTGCCGCAAAGACACAAGTTTTTTTGCCACTAAGGCCCAAACACTCAAGCGTTTTATGTAGTATTAGACAACAACAACAACAACAACAACAACAACAATTCTTTTTTTTTCGTGACTTAGCGCCTTCGCGGCAAATTTTTTATGACTTTCAAACAAAAAATACATACCCACTATCAGCAATTAGTTCAAGACAGAATCGATATCTTCAAAGATATGATTGTGGCGCTTACCGAAGATTCTAAGAACGATGCCAAAGGTTCTGCGGGAGATAAACACGAAACGGCCTTGTCTATGATGCATATTGAGCAGGAGAAACTCAATACTAAACTTAGAGAAGTACTGAATCAAAAAGCTATTTTAGACAAAATTGATTCGACTACAATTGCTAAAACAATTATTGTAGGAAGTTTGGTCAAAGCCAATGGGATTTACCTTTATTTAAGTGCAGCTCTTCCAAAAATAGGTGTTGAAGGAATCAATATTATCGCATTATCACCACAATCGCCATTGGGAAATAAATTAATGGGAAATACAATTGGATTTACTTTTGAGATTAATGGAACGAAGTATTTGATTGAAGAAATTAACTGATGTACTAATGGATTATTGGTATTTAATATGTAGTTTTTCTTGGTTTATATCTGCTTTCGCTTTTTATAAAATTCATAAACTTTGGCATAAAGACGTTACTGAAAATGATAAGCTTTATAAATGGGATATTAAAGTTAAAAGTTTTGGTAATTGGATGGCCTTAATTCTGTGCATAACAACGGCAATAGTGTATTTTTTCAAGGCAATAGGGTAGTTTTATATAAAATCCGTGATGCTTGCATCCGTTTTATCCGTGTTCCATTCTTCGTAATTGTGCTTCATTTTACAACAATCCAACATATTATAACAAAATTAAACATAATGTTAAATTACTATCTTCTTTGGTTGAAAACTATCTAAATCATTAAAAAATAGAAATCCCTAATAAAACTTTTCGTAAATTCGCGACCTTAAAAGTTTGACTTTAAAACGAAACGAAATTATGAGCAAAACAATGACAGTCGACATCTTGTCGAGTATTAAAGGAGCACAGCCCTCAGAGTCCGTGAACCAATTATTTGAGGTAATTAAAAATGCAATTCCAACAAATAATAATGCTGCAAATAATGTCAATCATAATTGTGTGTTAGTAAGTGATTTAAGAGAAGATGTTGTAATAGAGAGTTCGGCTATTGAGAAACAAATAATTTTAGAAAATTTCCCGAACAAGAAAAATGGTTTTTTAGTTGTTGCTAAAGTTATAGAAGGATAAAATGGATTCTCAAATAAAAAAAATACACCAACAATTGGTGTCAAAACAAATAACTTGCACCGCATTGGTACAAGAAAAATTAGACTTACTTAAACAAAACACTTATAATACGGTAAATTCTTTGTTAGACACTTTGGCCTTGGATTTAGCGTCTAAAGTGGATGCTAAAATTGCAAATGGTGAAACAATAGGTTTGTTAGAAGGAATTCCTTTCGGAATTAAAGATGTTTATATGTTGCAAGGAACTTACACTACTGCAAGTTCTGATTTCTTGAAAAATTATAAATCGCCTTACACGGCTACTGCTATTCAAAAATTATTGGATGCAGGCGCTATTCCATTAGTAAAAGAAAATTGTGATAGTTTTGGTCACGGTTCTTCTAGTGAAAACACCATTTTTGGTGCTGTAAAAAATGCTGTCGATCCAACATTGGTTGCCGGAGGTTCCAGCGGAGGTTCTGCGGTTAATGTTGCTAAAGAATATACTGTATTTTCTATCGGTGG contains:
- a CDS encoding TonB-dependent receptor, with the translated sequence MRINFQNKIIISLLLVVSQFSFAQKKEQIGTETVNVVKPYTPTISDAFKVKEMPMLEEEGNAKKETIKYTIFSFPVASTFTPSKGKAEGVEKEKQEHLFKNYATFGVGNYGTFIGELFVNHDLNSTDYVGGMFRHHSSQGGIKNVMLDDRFYDTAIDLMYGSNQKEVSWNLDLGYQNQIYNWYGLPAGFGSALTPQDRGILINGINPQQTYNTISLGGKIDFNESILNKMSVKFNHFSDVYGSSENRFYVKPTVQFDVMESAVKTDMIVDYVGGSFKKDYSNTNTQPVKYGFTNFGVAPSFVMQKEDWTLNIGAAVFYSLDNQNSNNKFLVYPRFNASYKVVGDLMIFYAGAEGNLEQNSYMDFVNANPFLSPTLNIAPTDKQYDVFAGLKGKLTNNVSYNIKGSYVNERNKALFKSNDYNENAGNQDYAFGNSFQVVYDDMRTLSFYGELKADFSSTVSFGINGTFNSYTNDFQSEAWNLPTVKLNSNINFNITPKWFAGANVFYVGERKDQKLNTDVVYVVQPGPFTLPSYFDVNANVGFKYSDRLTAFLKANNITNKAYEKWLSYPVQGFQIILGANYKFDF